A genomic stretch from Planctomycetaceae bacterium includes:
- a CDS encoding AAA family ATPase has product MPEPRPLYRLPSVIATDEVWICEGEKAADAATLIGIIATSPTQGSKSPQKTDWSVLNGKRVFILPDNDEPGDTFAANVVALIRKQAPEATIEIKLLKDDWPEIPEKGDVYDWSEQNDSADAETLQERLRALPDRISKYNIPEADTKPEVATHGIEAKPMRWLFQSAKSAAESPKPMRPAIIENLLRRGEVGTIVASPKVGKSWFILLLAMCVSSGQRWLGRTVQKGKVRLIDNELHEDTIENRIHIVARELDQKAHDISDFEFHSGRGQGITIEHLFSLVDVYRPGELSLLILDAKYRFFGDDDENDNAAQTRFHNAIDALAMQLDCGILLVHHSTKGSQASKSVTDIGAGGGAQARAVDLHMVLREHAEPGYAVLENRVRSFAPSEPETLAFDFPVWHLAQSVEPVLKVERSRGDSRQAQNDEQGVSMLTKILHELRTPATRYELQKEFGGSKDRVNRLVRLGLESGRIVKVGTRQSRKGEEVETFTVASRAVDPDGSKDRAE; this is encoded by the coding sequence ATGCCGGAACCTCGACCGCTCTACCGTCTGCCGTCCGTTATCGCAACTGATGAAGTCTGGATCTGTGAGGGCGAGAAGGCAGCGGACGCGGCGACATTGATTGGAATCATCGCCACCAGTCCAACGCAAGGCAGCAAGAGCCCACAGAAGACTGACTGGTCCGTCCTGAATGGAAAGCGAGTCTTCATTCTGCCGGACAATGACGAACCGGGCGATACGTTCGCGGCAAACGTTGTTGCACTCATTCGAAAGCAGGCACCAGAGGCCACAATTGAAATCAAACTGTTGAAGGATGACTGGCCAGAGATACCCGAGAAGGGCGACGTCTACGACTGGTCAGAGCAGAATGATTCAGCGGACGCTGAGACGCTGCAGGAACGGCTGAGAGCATTACCCGACCGAATCAGCAAATACAACATTCCAGAGGCTGACACGAAGCCTGAGGTTGCAACACATGGGATTGAAGCCAAGCCGATGCGGTGGTTATTTCAATCGGCCAAGAGTGCAGCCGAATCACCAAAACCAATGCGGCCAGCAATCATCGAGAATCTCTTGCGGCGGGGTGAAGTAGGAACCATCGTCGCTTCGCCGAAAGTAGGAAAGAGCTGGTTCATTCTGCTACTTGCGATGTGTGTCTCATCTGGCCAGAGATGGTTGGGTCGTACAGTCCAGAAGGGGAAAGTCCGGCTCATTGATAACGAACTGCACGAAGATACCATCGAGAATCGAATACACATCGTAGCAAGGGAATTAGACCAAAAGGCTCATGACATTTCAGATTTCGAATTCCACTCTGGGCGAGGGCAAGGAATCACGATAGAGCATCTGTTCTCTCTCGTTGATGTGTATAGGCCTGGTGAATTGTCGCTCTTGATACTTGATGCGAAATACCGCTTCTTCGGTGATGATGACGAGAATGACAACGCGGCGCAGACCCGTTTCCACAATGCAATTGATGCACTGGCTATGCAGTTGGATTGCGGAATCCTCCTTGTGCATCACTCCACGAAGGGTTCGCAGGCGTCGAAATCAGTTACCGACATTGGGGCAGGCGGCGGGGCCCAAGCTCGAGCGGTTGACCTTCACATGGTGTTGAGGGAACACGCCGAGCCGGGTTATGCGGTTCTTGAAAATCGCGTTCGTTCTTTCGCTCCGAGTGAACCTGAAACCCTGGCCTTTGATTTCCCGGTCTGGCATCTAGCTCAGAGCGTTGAGCCAGTTCTAAAGGTGGAGAGAAGCCGCGGCGACAGCAGGCAGGCACAAAACGACGAACAGGGCGTTTCAATGCTGACGAAGATCCTCCACGAACTGCGAACCCCTGCGACCAGATACGAACTACAGAAAGAGTTCGGCGGAAGTAAAGATCGAGTCAATAGGCTCGTTCGGTTGGGACTTGAGTCCGGCCGGATTGTGAAGGTTGGCACGCGTCAATCACGCAAAGGTGAGGAGGTCGAAACATTCACTGTGGCAAGTCGTGCAGTCGATCCTGACGGGTCAAAGGATAGGGCGGAATGA
- a CDS encoding RNA-binding protein — translation MPQIFVGNLPFDASEAELRRRFECYGRVSSVRMVADAATSRPRGFAFVNMPSMDDADEAVTRLAGSSMGGRLLTINESRSSPSPSTASSDGDRKSRACY, via the coding sequence ATGCCCCAAATCTTTGTCGGTAACCTACCGTTCGATGCCTCAGAGGCAGAACTCAGACGCCGATTCGAATGCTATGGCCGAGTGTCGTCGGTCCGCATGGTGGCCGATGCCGCGACAAGTCGACCGCGCGGCTTTGCCTTCGTCAACATGCCGTCCATGGATGACGCAGATGAAGCCGTCACTCGACTGGCGGGAAGCTCAATGGGGGGCCGACTGCTCACGATTAACGAATCGCGCAGCAGTCCGTCTCCTTCGACGGCCTCATCAGACGGTGATCGTAAATCTAGAGCCTGTTATTGA
- a CDS encoding primase-helicase zinc-binding domain-containing protein, which produces MKTTAHDVKRLASGRWVQILEAMGGLTSLQLNPSVHGPCPKCGGTDRFRALDDVAETGGLFCNQCHNGDSSPKSGDGLAAIQWLCECSFPDALKRVAEFTGSNQVNGSRTSQKPPVTPNRIDENYLKFLRTGF; this is translated from the coding sequence ATGAAGACAACTGCTCATGATGTGAAACGGCTTGCTTCTGGTCGATGGGTGCAAATCCTCGAGGCAATGGGAGGACTCACTTCCCTTCAACTGAATCCATCGGTTCACGGTCCGTGCCCCAAATGCGGCGGGACAGATCGCTTCCGGGCACTTGATGACGTCGCGGAAACCGGTGGGTTGTTCTGCAATCAGTGTCACAACGGCGATTCATCACCAAAGTCAGGTGATGGGCTGGCAGCAATCCAGTGGTTGTGTGAATGCTCGTTTCCTGATGCATTGAAACGGGTTGCAGAGTTCACTGGATCCAATCAGGTCAATGGTTCCAGGACTTCACAGAAGCCGCCCGTGACACCCAACAGGATTGACGAGAACTACCTGAAGTTTCTTAGAACGGGATTCTGA
- a CDS encoding IS5 family transposase has translation MSKTRKSYPSDVKDDEWEFVVPYLTLMTEDAPQREYPLRAVFNALRYVVKTGCPWRYLPNDFPPWTVVYQQARRWVDAKVFQSIVHDLRMVARLNTERAEDPSAVILDARTLQSTPESGSRAGYDGAKRRKGSKVHAAVDTLGHLLATVVTPANEQDRAQVGELAKQVQEVTDQSVELAYVDQGYTGESAVEQANAESIRLEVVKHTEAKRGFVLLPRRWVVERTFAWLARFRRLARDYERLSVTLDGWHWLAFVTIMLARLHPQSS, from the coding sequence ATGAGTAAGACACGGAAGTCGTATCCCAGCGACGTCAAGGATGACGAATGGGAATTTGTTGTGCCGTATCTGACGTTGATGACGGAAGACGCACCGCAGCGGGAATATCCTCTGCGAGCCGTATTCAATGCATTGCGGTATGTTGTTAAGACTGGCTGTCCGTGGCGATACCTGCCCAATGATTTTCCGCCATGGACTGTGGTGTACCAGCAAGCTCGACGCTGGGTTGATGCGAAAGTCTTCCAATCCATTGTTCATGATCTTCGAATGGTGGCTCGACTGAATACGGAGCGTGCTGAAGATCCTTCAGCAGTGATTTTGGATGCGCGGACATTACAGTCGACCCCGGAGAGTGGATCCCGGGCCGGTTACGATGGAGCAAAGAGACGCAAAGGATCGAAGGTTCATGCGGCGGTAGACACACTTGGGCATTTACTTGCCACTGTTGTAACACCAGCAAACGAACAGGACCGTGCGCAGGTCGGTGAGCTGGCGAAACAAGTTCAGGAAGTGACGGATCAGTCGGTAGAGTTGGCGTATGTCGATCAGGGTTACACCGGAGAATCTGCTGTTGAACAGGCGAACGCTGAGTCGATTCGTTTGGAAGTAGTTAAGCACACGGAAGCGAAGCGTGGATTTGTACTATTACCTCGCCGGTGGGTTGTGGAACGAACCTTTGCCTGGCTGGCGAGATTCCGAAGACTGGCCAGAGACTACGAACGGCTGAGTGTGACGCTTGACGGCTGGCACTGGCTCGCATTCGTCACCATTATGCTCGCAAGACTCCACCCTCAAAGTTCATAA
- a CDS encoding RNA-binding protein produces MTSIYVGNLSYETTSNDLQDAFAEFGDVSKANVISDRETGRSKGFAFVEMPSDSDAKKAIDALNDRDLHGRALKVNIAKPREERARSW; encoded by the coding sequence ATGACGAGTATTTACGTTGGAAATCTTTCTTACGAAACAACCTCAAATGATCTGCAGGATGCATTCGCAGAGTTTGGAGATGTCTCCAAGGCCAATGTGATCTCCGATCGCGAAACCGGCCGTTCGAAGGGTTTTGCCTTTGTGGAAATGCCCAGCGACAGCGACGCGAAAAAAGCGATTGACGCACTGAACGACCGAGACCTGCATGGGCGGGCTCTGAAGGTAAATATTGCCAAGCCTCGTGAAGAACGCGCTCGCAGCTGGTAA
- a CDS encoding S49 family peptidase codes for MNLGNYSGVWCIYPPRFNDSLTLLKTLDVRSLAGRRPVVSKAYSTVNSVAVIEVYGTLTKAGSCLGGGSTVEVRRSVRQAESDHRVKSILLVFDSPGGTVAGIGDLANEIRSTTKPTVGFVEDLCCSAAYWAASQCDKVYANNAIAMVGSIGTFMAVYDVSKALENEGVKTVVVKAGEFKGGGFPGMKVTDSQVKEWQKIVDATQDEFNAALRSGRKLSLIATRRVNTGLAYTAKEAMDFNLIDGIKSFDEVLASLQKLKN; via the coding sequence GTGAACCTTGGAAATTACAGCGGGGTTTGGTGTATCTATCCGCCCCGCTTCAATGATTCGCTAACACTGCTGAAGACTCTGGACGTTCGCTCGCTCGCTGGGCGGCGTCCGGTTGTTTCTAAGGCATACTCGACAGTCAATTCAGTGGCTGTCATTGAGGTCTACGGCACACTGACGAAAGCCGGATCGTGTCTTGGCGGTGGTAGCACCGTCGAAGTCCGCCGGTCTGTTCGTCAGGCTGAATCAGACCATCGCGTGAAATCCATTCTTCTGGTGTTTGACAGTCCAGGAGGAACCGTTGCAGGAATTGGGGACTTAGCCAATGAGATCCGATCAACAACAAAGCCAACAGTCGGGTTCGTCGAGGATCTTTGCTGTTCGGCAGCCTACTGGGCGGCATCACAATGCGACAAAGTCTATGCGAACAACGCAATCGCAATGGTTGGTTCCATTGGTACGTTCATGGCTGTCTACGACGTTTCTAAGGCCCTTGAAAACGAAGGTGTCAAGACGGTCGTGGTAAAGGCCGGCGAGTTCAAGGGCGGCGGGTTCCCTGGCATGAAGGTTACTGACAGTCAGGTGAAAGAGTGGCAGAAGATCGTTGACGCTACGCAGGATGAATTCAACGCAGCCTTGCGAAGTGGGCGCAAGCTCAGCCTGATTGCAACCAGAAGGGTTAATACAGGTTTGGCTTACACAGCGAAGGAAGCGATGGATTTTAATTTGATTGATGGCATTAAGTCATTCGATGAGGTTCTGGCCTCATTGCAGAAGTTAAAGAACTGA